One segment of Rhodopirellula baltica SH 1 DNA contains the following:
- a CDS encoding adenylate/guanylate cyclase domain-containing protein yields the protein MRSISKSNRRWWRPLVSIGSGVLCSLFFFAAMHLGGQTAFEFSRMVSDAVMLREGGPRLGARELSGDVVLVSFGTSSAERLGKKPDLETDRKLYENLMNADAKVVADLRNLVCTDPDDFEASVRPTLDLIQQVAPKRNLVRDVYLTLDVDYKVVESYHDCIVHHGMSFKSPTMVNRHSRIFPIAMHDYFALRETTPFWVVQRLTDQPNGGQTGFYERLDQAGLIHHWLEFFPQMINLLQSPSGEETIAPNPKLADYQVGHNEVNWIGFGSEFPTVSPAGIWVDYGFNPSDLTRLEYGDLAEGDFDPELVRGKAVLIDLEMSFVPSSDRYDIPIRDRQADALDVTGVAIETLLNGITMQMAAWYVTPALLIGFSVLACVIAASFRARWALLCVALLLLAYFAICTFAFRGGWFLDMAFTPVSILVAGVLGVGIRYFEEIRWRQRITDLFGRYVPRAVVNQLVQQSELQSIVVGGVTREVTVMFADIRGFTQFSERLQPEEVLEELNGLLEVMVRCTFEEEGTVDKFIGDAILVLFNAPLDQTDHAERASRVAWRIQEALRSHKSGLSIGIGIHTGQAVVGNVGTPQRMEYTAIGNTVNVASRLCDRALAGEIVVSGEVSQQLSNSFVLEANEPMQVKGIAESLATSRLVGFENAANE from the coding sequence ATGAGATCAATCTCCAAGTCCAATCGTCGTTGGTGGCGACCGCTGGTCTCGATTGGAAGCGGGGTGTTGTGTTCGCTGTTCTTTTTCGCGGCGATGCATTTGGGAGGCCAGACCGCATTCGAATTTTCTCGGATGGTCAGCGATGCGGTGATGCTGCGTGAGGGTGGGCCGCGTCTGGGGGCACGGGAACTTTCAGGTGACGTGGTGCTGGTGTCCTTCGGGACATCGAGTGCGGAGCGATTGGGGAAGAAGCCCGACCTTGAGACCGACCGGAAACTGTATGAGAACTTGATGAACGCCGACGCGAAAGTGGTGGCGGATTTGCGAAATTTGGTCTGCACCGATCCGGATGATTTCGAAGCGAGTGTGCGGCCGACATTGGATTTGATTCAACAGGTTGCTCCAAAACGCAACTTGGTTCGCGATGTCTATCTGACGTTGGATGTCGACTACAAAGTTGTGGAGAGCTACCACGATTGCATCGTGCATCACGGGATGAGCTTCAAGTCACCAACGATGGTCAATCGCCATTCGCGAATCTTTCCGATCGCGATGCACGACTACTTTGCACTTCGCGAAACAACTCCGTTTTGGGTGGTGCAGCGATTAACGGACCAGCCCAACGGTGGCCAGACGGGTTTCTACGAGCGACTCGATCAGGCGGGATTGATTCATCATTGGTTGGAGTTCTTTCCCCAAATGATCAACCTGCTGCAATCACCCAGCGGAGAGGAAACGATCGCACCCAATCCGAAATTGGCCGACTATCAAGTTGGCCACAACGAGGTCAATTGGATCGGTTTTGGAAGCGAATTTCCGACCGTTTCACCGGCTGGTATTTGGGTCGACTACGGGTTCAATCCAAGCGACTTGACTCGGTTGGAGTACGGCGATCTGGCTGAAGGCGATTTCGATCCGGAATTGGTTCGCGGCAAGGCGGTGCTGATCGATTTAGAAATGTCTTTTGTGCCTTCATCGGATCGATACGACATTCCCATTCGCGATCGGCAGGCGGACGCATTGGATGTCACCGGCGTCGCGATTGAAACGCTGCTCAATGGCATCACTATGCAGATGGCGGCATGGTACGTCACTCCTGCCCTGCTGATCGGATTCAGCGTTTTAGCTTGCGTGATCGCGGCCAGTTTTCGTGCTCGTTGGGCGTTGCTGTGCGTGGCGTTGTTGTTACTCGCATACTTCGCAATCTGCACGTTCGCCTTTCGCGGCGGATGGTTTCTCGACATGGCCTTCACGCCAGTTTCGATTTTGGTGGCGGGAGTGCTGGGGGTCGGCATTCGATACTTCGAAGAGATCCGGTGGCGGCAACGAATCACCGACTTATTTGGTCGCTATGTGCCGCGGGCGGTGGTCAACCAATTGGTCCAACAGTCCGAGTTGCAGTCGATTGTGGTCGGAGGTGTGACTCGCGAAGTGACCGTCATGTTTGCCGACATTCGCGGCTTCACTCAGTTTTCTGAACGTCTGCAACCGGAAGAAGTATTGGAAGAACTCAATGGATTGTTGGAAGTGATGGTTCGTTGCACTTTTGAGGAGGAAGGCACGGTCGACAAGTTCATCGGTGATGCAATCTTGGTGCTGTTCAATGCACCGCTGGACCAAACCGATCATGCGGAGCGTGCGTCGCGTGTTGCTTGGCGAATTCAAGAAGCGTTGCGTTCACACAAAAGTGGTTTGTCGATTGGCATTGGGATCCACACTGGGCAGGCTGTCGTTGGCAACGTCGGCACGCCACAGCGGATGGAATACACCGCGATTGGAAACACGGTGAACGTTGCGTCCCGGTTGTGCGATCGAGCCTTGGCGGGCGAAATCGTGGTCTCCGGCGAAGTCTCGCAACAACTCAGCAACTCGTTTGTGCTGGAAGCCAACGAGCCAATGCAGGTCAAAGGAATCGCCGAGTCTCTGGCGACCTCGCGATTGGTCGGTTTTGAAAACGCGGCTAACGAATGA
- a CDS encoding FAD-dependent oxidoreductase produces the protein MGEQKATFGYAIGFPIPPCKPTSQREATPGMQYHQSSRSSDLNRPSAPVWLRIALTVLASVTIATTTAQAADVFVEAESFDTHGGWKLDTQFIQQMGSPYLIAHGLGQPVDDATTNVTIPESGKYRVWVRTIDWVRRWDASPSPGKFEVHVDGKKLNTTFGTKHATWDWQDGGLVSLDKGDHTLSLKDQTGFDGRCDCIYLTTELNETPPAVDDVLSPWRRDKLGLPEQPVTKGPYDLVVVGGGYAGMASAISAARMGCRVALIQDRGVLGGNGSSEVRVWAMGNIRRGKFPRIGEIVEEFSDKATKSPGTYEEFGDEQKEEIVRAEPNIDLLLNHHAYAVKMKPDSETKQIEHVLALNTQTGEDLRVAGDRFVDCTGHGWIGEWASADLDITDKGRMGMSNMWRWDEVEQAPEFPATPWALPLNMDDFPYPRDHHGQWFWESGFDIDPLGDAEAIRDWNLRAVYGAFNAMKNGDGAADHPNAQLTWVAYIGGPRESRRLLGDVVLNQEDIVSKREFPDGCVPSTWSIDLHYPKKEYATKFPENPFISIAVHDRRVDRSYGYPAPYRCFYSRNVDNLFMAGRCISVTHEALGTVRVMKTCGMMGEVVGKAASLCTLNDCTPRDIYEEHLDDLLELLELPGKARRSTPSASIEIPEDAMEKAGPYGPMSGLDPEKLPGIVIDDRQAKTTGKWAKGQGLKGYVGWEYRYASANSNATATFQTKLKEAGQYELQIYSAPHENRATTLAITVAAPGQEPKTVRINQRDTPGGAIPAGKYFLPADAEVTVSFSTKDSGGTVHLDAIGWVKQP, from the coding sequence ATGGGCGAACAAAAAGCCACCTTTGGCTATGCTATTGGGTTCCCCATCCCACCTTGCAAACCCACCTCACAACGAGAAGCGACCCCTGGAATGCAGTACCACCAGAGCTCCCGATCATCGGATTTGAACCGTCCATCCGCCCCCGTTTGGCTTCGCATCGCGTTGACGGTGTTGGCCTCCGTGACCATCGCGACCACAACCGCGCAAGCGGCGGATGTCTTTGTCGAAGCCGAGAGCTTTGACACCCACGGCGGCTGGAAATTGGACACCCAATTCATCCAGCAAATGGGGTCGCCCTACTTGATCGCTCATGGACTGGGACAACCCGTCGACGATGCGACCACCAACGTGACGATTCCCGAGTCGGGCAAGTACCGAGTCTGGGTCCGCACGATTGACTGGGTTCGTCGCTGGGACGCGTCGCCTTCCCCGGGAAAATTCGAGGTCCACGTCGATGGCAAAAAGCTCAACACCACCTTTGGAACGAAGCACGCGACTTGGGATTGGCAAGATGGCGGCTTGGTCTCGTTGGACAAAGGTGACCACACGCTGTCGTTGAAAGATCAAACCGGTTTTGATGGTCGCTGTGATTGCATCTATCTGACCACCGAACTGAACGAAACACCGCCCGCCGTGGATGACGTTTTGTCCCCGTGGCGTCGTGACAAACTGGGCCTTCCCGAGCAACCGGTTACCAAGGGCCCTTATGATTTGGTCGTCGTCGGTGGTGGTTATGCCGGAATGGCGTCGGCGATCTCAGCGGCTCGGATGGGATGCCGCGTGGCGTTGATTCAAGACCGCGGCGTGTTGGGCGGCAACGGTTCCAGCGAAGTGCGTGTGTGGGCGATGGGCAACATCCGTCGCGGCAAATTCCCTCGCATTGGCGAGATTGTGGAAGAGTTCTCTGACAAAGCCACCAAGTCACCCGGCACCTATGAAGAATTCGGCGACGAGCAAAAAGAAGAAATCGTCCGAGCCGAACCCAACATCGATCTGTTGCTGAACCATCACGCTTACGCGGTGAAGATGAAACCAGACAGCGAAACCAAGCAGATCGAACACGTGCTGGCATTGAACACCCAAACCGGTGAAGACCTGCGGGTTGCTGGCGATCGATTCGTCGACTGCACCGGCCACGGCTGGATCGGCGAATGGGCGAGTGCCGACTTGGACATCACGGACAAGGGCCGCATGGGAATGAGCAACATGTGGCGTTGGGACGAAGTCGAGCAGGCACCAGAATTTCCTGCCACGCCTTGGGCATTGCCACTGAACATGGACGACTTCCCGTACCCGCGTGATCACCACGGCCAATGGTTCTGGGAAAGCGGTTTTGACATCGATCCGCTCGGCGACGCCGAAGCGATCCGCGATTGGAACCTGCGAGCCGTCTACGGCGCGTTCAACGCGATGAAGAATGGCGACGGAGCTGCCGATCATCCAAACGCCCAATTGACCTGGGTCGCTTACATCGGTGGGCCTCGAGAAAGCCGTCGACTGCTCGGCGATGTGGTCTTGAACCAAGAAGACATTGTCAGCAAACGCGAATTTCCTGATGGCTGCGTTCCCAGCACTTGGTCGATCGACTTGCACTATCCCAAGAAAGAATACGCCACCAAGTTCCCCGAGAACCCGTTCATCAGCATCGCGGTGCACGATCGCCGCGTGGACCGCTCGTATGGTTACCCGGCTCCGTATCGCTGTTTCTACAGCCGCAACGTTGACAACTTGTTCATGGCCGGCCGCTGCATCAGCGTCACTCACGAAGCCCTCGGCACCGTTCGAGTGATGAAAACGTGCGGCATGATGGGCGAGGTCGTCGGTAAAGCCGCTTCCCTCTGCACGCTGAATGACTGCACACCACGCGACATCTACGAAGAACACTTGGACGACCTGCTGGAACTGCTCGAGTTGCCCGGCAAGGCTCGTCGCAGCACGCCATCCGCGTCGATCGAGATCCCAGAAGACGCGATGGAAAAAGCCGGCCCATATGGCCCGATGTCCGGTTTGGATCCCGAGAAATTGCCCGGCATTGTGATCGACGATCGCCAAGCCAAGACGACGGGCAAATGGGCAAAGGGACAAGGCCTCAAGGGATACGTCGGTTGGGAATACCGCTACGCATCGGCCAATTCCAACGCCACGGCGACCTTCCAAACCAAGTTGAAGGAAGCCGGTCAGTACGAGTTGCAGATCTACAGTGCTCCTCATGAGAACCGTGCCACGACTTTGGCAATCACAGTCGCTGCTCCCGGACAGGAACCCAAAACCGTTCGAATCAACCAACGCGACACGCCAGGCGGTGCGATTCCGGCTGGCAAGTACTTCTTGCCCGCGGACGCCGAGGTGACGGTCAGCTTCTCGACGAAAGACTCGGGCGGCACGGTGCACCTTGATGCGATTGGATGGGTCAAACAACCTTGA
- a CDS encoding FMN-binding protein: MGQTTLSQSGPSLPIADASRRQPASRQTTAWRGRGLHAIRIAMLIGLLGCLPSPHQRSETVVRPTLEQVQQLEPAARAIADTADESGRWAISDSDRIPLGSVARTLPEANALVGYRGPTEALLLLDQQHVVRSAAVLQSHDTDEHVDAVKKSPAFLQQFSGLTWDGTLADGSVPKIDGVSGATLTSLAMAGGILKRLGTAPGSLVFPEPLTLEETRIFFPDATKIHGERIAVVLADNETRLGYLIRTGAFVDDEIGYQGPTSTLVALDLEQRLLRPKIRHSFDNEPYVDYVRQERSFWKRFEGMTLEELAAFDPLDEEVEGVSGATMTSMAIAYTLPRFATELLADEEWKTLGQTPFQKRLHALRESIQATRLSNADIATLVALALLPLLIRFGAMRQTWLRRLWLFAVWLVIGLYAGNLLSLALLAGWATSGVTWQLALGLVALAIVSVVIPPTRRGNPYCNHLCPHGAAQQLIRPSSDSRRKWKLPSWLSRPLGFLPAMTLLLVYLALLIRPATDVSFVEPFHGYLWHLASWSAIAWTISTLAIAFFVPMAYCRLGCPTGRLLDWLRLKGTSHQISRMDLAVMGLLIFACGYRFLIR; encoded by the coding sequence ATGGGTCAAACAACCTTGAGCCAATCTGGCCCAAGCCTGCCCATCGCGGACGCATCCCGCCGACAACCTGCGTCTCGTCAGACAACTGCCTGGCGAGGACGCGGGCTGCATGCAATCCGAATCGCAATGCTGATCGGTTTGCTGGGCTGTTTGCCGTCGCCGCATCAACGCAGCGAGACGGTTGTCCGACCGACGCTGGAACAAGTCCAACAATTGGAACCCGCCGCTCGTGCGATCGCCGACACCGCGGACGAAAGCGGACGCTGGGCCATCTCGGATAGCGATCGGATTCCGTTGGGTTCCGTGGCCAGAACTTTGCCTGAAGCCAACGCGCTGGTGGGATACCGCGGGCCAACCGAAGCTCTCTTGTTGCTCGATCAACAGCACGTTGTTCGCTCGGCCGCGGTTTTGCAAAGCCATGACACTGATGAGCACGTCGACGCGGTCAAAAAATCGCCCGCATTCTTACAGCAATTCAGTGGGCTGACCTGGGATGGAACGCTTGCGGACGGAAGCGTGCCCAAGATCGATGGTGTCTCCGGTGCAACGCTGACCAGTCTGGCGATGGCGGGTGGTATCCTCAAGCGTCTGGGCACCGCCCCGGGATCGCTCGTTTTCCCGGAACCGCTGACCTTGGAAGAAACACGGATCTTCTTTCCCGACGCCACCAAAATCCATGGCGAGCGAATCGCCGTGGTCCTGGCGGACAACGAAACTCGACTCGGGTATCTGATCCGAACCGGAGCATTTGTTGATGACGAGATTGGCTACCAAGGTCCAACCAGCACATTGGTTGCGTTGGATCTTGAACAACGTCTGTTGCGTCCCAAGATCCGGCATTCCTTCGACAACGAACCCTATGTCGACTATGTCCGCCAAGAACGATCGTTTTGGAAACGATTCGAAGGCATGACGCTGGAAGAACTCGCGGCGTTTGATCCTCTCGACGAAGAGGTCGAAGGTGTCTCGGGAGCCACAATGACCAGCATGGCCATCGCCTACACGCTTCCAAGATTCGCGACGGAGTTGTTGGCGGATGAGGAATGGAAAACGCTCGGGCAAACACCCTTTCAAAAGCGATTGCATGCTCTCCGAGAATCCATCCAAGCGACGCGTCTGTCCAACGCTGACATCGCCACGCTCGTCGCGTTGGCTCTGTTGCCGCTGCTGATTCGCTTTGGAGCGATGCGGCAAACCTGGCTGCGTCGCTTGTGGCTTTTCGCCGTCTGGTTGGTCATCGGCCTTTACGCTGGCAACCTTTTGTCACTCGCCTTGCTGGCCGGTTGGGCCACGTCAGGAGTCACCTGGCAACTCGCCTTGGGCTTGGTCGCCCTGGCGATCGTCTCTGTGGTGATCCCACCAACTCGGCGAGGCAATCCGTACTGCAACCACCTTTGTCCTCACGGTGCCGCCCAACAACTGATCCGGCCAAGCAGTGATTCTCGTCGAAAGTGGAAACTCCCGTCTTGGCTTTCCAGACCATTGGGATTTTTGCCCGCGATGACGTTGCTGTTGGTCTACCTTGCTTTGCTGATTCGTCCCGCCACCGATGTTTCTTTTGTCGAACCATTCCACGGGTACCTTTGGCATTTGGCATCGTGGTCCGCGATCGCTTGGACGATCAGCACGCTTGCGATCGCCTTCTTCGTTCCGATGGCCTACTGCCGGCTGGGATGCCCGACAGGTCGTCTGCTCGACTGGTTGCGACTGAAGGGAACCAGCCACCAAATCTCGCGAATGGACCTCGCCGTTATGGGCCTGCTGATCTTCGCCTGCGGCTATCGTTTCCTCATTCGTTAG